The following are encoded together in the Rhizobium sp. SSA_523 genome:
- a CDS encoding AraC family transcriptional regulator, which produces MTFQPQMQNSIQGFSVIGGLRRRAWNGMVADLWDVECAAYAGGRYVARDPRLFILLDQSGSGRPQVKMSPASAGGQQDSRTSPISYVPAGMELWVDIAGVRGLRHLDIHFDADLIASRLGEELDPVQIRTPRLLFHSEKAMALAALLAAEMRSDTPLHDLYGDGLALAVLIDLLNVVKTASRQRSSLSSWQLRRVQDYIRTHASRAIRLQELADLTGLSLSHFSHAFKASTGVAPHAWQMLVRIENAKRLLSEEHMPLAAVASEAGFADQAHFTRSFRKLVGTTPARWKNARR; this is translated from the coding sequence ATGACGTTTCAGCCGCAGATGCAAAACAGCATCCAGGGATTTTCCGTCATCGGAGGTCTGCGACGCCGCGCCTGGAACGGCATGGTGGCCGATCTCTGGGATGTCGAATGCGCCGCCTATGCCGGTGGGCGCTATGTCGCGCGGGATCCCCGGCTGTTCATCCTTCTCGATCAGTCGGGCAGCGGCCGCCCGCAGGTCAAGATGTCGCCCGCAAGCGCCGGCGGCCAGCAGGACAGCCGGACGAGCCCGATCTCCTATGTGCCGGCCGGCATGGAATTGTGGGTCGATATTGCCGGTGTCCGGGGCCTGCGACACCTCGATATTCATTTCGACGCGGATCTTATCGCCTCCCGGTTGGGGGAGGAGCTCGACCCCGTGCAGATTCGTACTCCACGACTGTTGTTTCACAGCGAGAAGGCCATGGCGCTTGCCGCTTTGCTGGCCGCAGAGATGCGTTCGGACACGCCATTGCACGATCTTTATGGCGACGGGCTGGCGCTCGCCGTGCTGATCGATCTGCTGAATGTCGTGAAGACCGCGTCCCGCCAGCGCAGCAGCCTCTCATCCTGGCAGTTGCGGCGCGTGCAGGACTATATCCGCACCCATGCCAGCCGCGCCATCCGCCTTCAGGAGCTTGCAGACCTGACCGGATTGTCTCTTTCGCATTTCAGCCATGCCTTCAAGGCCTCCACCGGTGTCGCGCCGCATGCCTGGCAGATGCTGGTTCGCATCGAAAATGCCAAGCGGCTTCTTTCGGAGGAGCATATGCCGCTTGCGGCTGTCGCATCGGAAGCCGGTTTTGCTGATCAGGCCCATTTTACCCGCTCCTTCCGCAAGCTTGTCGGCACGACCCCGGCCCGGTGGAAAAACGCCCGCCGATGA
- a CDS encoding ABC transporter ATP-binding protein, protein MMSPAMTATARTNPAFTLEEVGFRLGSRMLVEDVSLVLPAGQSIALVGHNGSGKSTLLKMLGRHLVPSSGRIRFGERPLDDWPGRAFARHLAYLPQHLPATPGMTVRELVALGRYPWHGALGRFSEEDAGRVEEAMQDTGISEFEERMVDTLSGGERQRVWLAMLIAQNAGCLLLDEPISALDIRHQLDVLSLVRKLTEERSMTVITVLHDINMAARFCDRIVAMHSGRLIADGTPHEIMTSATLARIYNVDMQIIQSADSRRLTAIAG, encoded by the coding sequence ATGATGTCGCCCGCAATGACGGCCACGGCCCGCACCAACCCCGCCTTCACGCTGGAGGAGGTCGGTTTCCGCCTTGGCAGCCGCATGCTCGTTGAGGATGTGAGCCTTGTCCTTCCCGCCGGCCAATCCATTGCGCTGGTGGGGCATAACGGCTCGGGCAAGTCCACGCTTCTGAAAATGTTGGGCCGGCACCTGGTGCCGAGCAGCGGTCGGATCCGGTTTGGCGAACGGCCTCTCGACGACTGGCCGGGGCGGGCATTCGCCCGGCATCTGGCTTATCTGCCGCAGCATCTTCCGGCAACGCCCGGAATGACGGTGCGCGAACTCGTGGCGCTCGGCCGCTATCCCTGGCACGGCGCCCTCGGACGCTTCAGCGAGGAGGATGCCGGCCGCGTGGAGGAGGCCATGCAGGATACGGGCATTTCCGAATTCGAGGAACGGATGGTCGACACGCTCTCGGGCGGCGAGCGTCAGCGGGTCTGGCTTGCCATGCTGATCGCGCAGAATGCCGGCTGCCTGCTGCTGGATGAACCGATTTCCGCCTTGGACATCCGCCACCAGCTCGACGTGCTTTCCCTCGTCCGGAAGCTGACGGAGGAGCGGAGCATGACGGTGATCACGGTGCTCCACGATATCAATATGGCGGCACGCTTTTGCGACCGCATCGTTGCCATGCATTCTGGCCGGCTGATCGCCGACGGAACGCCGCACGAGATCATGACCTCCGCCACGCTTGCCCGCATCTACAATGTCGACATGCAGATCATCCAGAGTGCCGACAGCCGGCGGCTGACGGCGATTGCAGGCTGA
- a CDS encoding LysR family transcriptional regulator produces the protein MIRQKAPGLEIRHLRYFVVLVEERNFARAAARLGIAQPGLSQQIMNLETILGVSLLDRSRRAVKLTVPGQLLYEEAGKIISQMESTVSALTRVGRGESGRISVGYVASAAYAGVLLQTLSSFRKNYPEVELQLLEVEMRQQLQSLEEGRLDVGYIRPPAPLPGGIALHSILREPLVIALPAHHPQAYQAGLDLADLKSLTFITPRQPPDVGFHSNTIRACEEAGFQPSVSAVGRDFTTIVSMVALGIGVAVVPQSLRCLQLPGVRYVALSSTTTTSDLAVAHRRAETSPVVRAFLAHLRAESGAIASMSP, from the coding sequence TTGATCAGACAGAAGGCGCCCGGCCTGGAGATCCGCCATCTGCGCTACTTCGTCGTTCTGGTCGAAGAGCGTAATTTTGCCCGTGCCGCGGCGCGTCTCGGCATCGCCCAGCCGGGCTTGAGCCAGCAGATCATGAACCTCGAAACAATCCTCGGCGTGTCCCTGCTGGACAGGTCGCGCCGTGCCGTGAAGCTCACTGTTCCCGGCCAATTGCTCTATGAGGAGGCGGGCAAGATCATTTCGCAGATGGAATCGACCGTTTCGGCGCTGACCCGGGTGGGACGTGGCGAGAGCGGGCGGATTTCCGTGGGATATGTCGCTTCCGCCGCCTATGCAGGGGTCTTGCTGCAGACCTTGTCCTCGTTTCGCAAGAACTATCCGGAGGTGGAGCTTCAATTGTTGGAGGTGGAGATGCGCCAGCAATTGCAGTCGCTGGAAGAGGGCCGCCTCGATGTCGGCTATATCCGCCCGCCGGCGCCGCTGCCCGGCGGCATCGCCCTGCATTCGATTCTCCGCGAGCCCTTGGTGATCGCCCTGCCTGCGCATCATCCGCAGGCTTATCAGGCCGGCCTCGACCTCGCCGACCTCAAGAGCCTGACATTCATCACGCCGCGCCAGCCGCCGGATGTCGGCTTTCACAGCAACACCATACGCGCCTGCGAAGAGGCCGGCTTCCAGCCAAGCGTCAGCGCCGTCGGACGGGATTTCACGACCATTGTCAGCATGGTCGCGCTGGGGATCGGGGTGGCGGTCGTTCCGCAGTCGCTGCGCTGTCTGCAATTGCCGGGCGTCCGGTATGTCGCCCTTTCGTCCACGACAACCACGTCCGATCTGGCGGTCGCCCACCGGCGGGCGGAGACTTCGCCGGTGGTGAGGGCATTTCTCGCGCATCTGCGGGCCGAATCCGGTGCGATAGCGTCGATGTCACCGTGA